The Pristiophorus japonicus isolate sPriJap1 chromosome 13, sPriJap1.hap1, whole genome shotgun sequence genome contains the following window.
gtgtgagtgtgtgtgtgggggtgcgtgtgtgtatgtgggtgtgtgtgggggggagcgggtgtgtgtgtgtgtgtgtatgtggggggaatgtgtgtgtggggggtgtgttgtgtatgtgtgtgtgtggggggagcgggggtatgtgtgtgtatgtatgcgggggggatgtgtgtctgtgggggggtggtggtgtgtgtgtgggggggtggtggtgtgtgtgtgtgtgtgagtgtgtgtgggggggagcgggtgtgtgtgtatgtgggggggatgtgtgtgtgtgggtgtgtgtgtgtatgtgggtgtgtgtggggggggagcgggggtgtgtgtgtgtggggggggggagcgggtgtgtgtgtgtgtgtatgtgggggggggggatgtgtgtgtggggggggtgtgtgtatgtgggtgtgtgtgtatgtgggggggatgtgtgtatgtgggggggatgtgtgtgtgtgggtgtctgtgtgtgtgtgtatgtgggtgtgtgtgggggggggagcgggggtgtgtgtgtgtgtgggggggggagcgggtgtgagtgtgtgtgtgtgtgggggggtgtgtgtatgtgggggggatgtgtgtgtgtgggtgtgtgtgtgtgtggggggagcgggggtgtgtgtgtgtgtgtgtgggcggggggagcgggtgtgtgtgtgtgtgggggggtgtatgtgggggggatgtgtgtgtgtatgtgtgtgtggggggagcgggggtgtgtgtgtgtgtgtatgtgggtgtgtgtgtgtgtggggggggggggtgttggtgtgtgtggcgggggggggggggggggaaggggggttagCCCCCTGGCTGCTTGTTGCTGGAGAGGGGCCGGCGGGTGGATCCGACAGGGACAAATTGAGACCCGGCCAGATCCGCGTTCGTCACAGGAGGCAGGCGAGGTGGGGAGAGCTGAAGGGTATAAATAGGAGGAGGCACTTGGCTCCGGATTGCAgcgctgtctctcacacacacacacacacacacacacagaggggagtggacccagagagagagagacagccagcgGGACTGGACTTGGACCCGGACCTGGGACTGCgaagtttgcagagtttgcagaaaGTTTGCACCGACAGCGATTCCCGGGCAGGACGGTCCCGCACACGGATCAGGAGAGTTTGCAGAGAGTTGGGATTTGTTCCggcaggtgtgtgtgtgagtgtgagcaggttaaCTATCGCCCGCCTCCCCTCCAGCACCGCCCGGGACCGCCGACTCCGCCAGCCTGGATTCCCGCAGCGCCTCGCCCGCCTTCCCCGGCCTCCGGTACCCCATGGAGCAGCACAACTTCTACGAGGCGGAGCCGCGGGCGCTGGGCAGCGGCCAGCCCCAGCCCCAGCTACCGCCCGCCACCTTCGCCTACCGCGACACCGCCGCCTCGGAGCTGGGCGATATCTGCGACAACGAGAACTCCATCGACATTAGCGCCTACATCGACCCGGCGGCGTTCAACGACGAGTTCCTGGCGGATCTCTTCCACAGCAACCACCCGCAGCACGGCGGCCCCGCGAAATTGGACCCCCACCCGCACCAAGACAAGGGCAAGGCGGACTTCCAATATCACAGCCCGGGCGGTAACGGGGGCCAGCATCTGGGGCAACATCTGGGGCAACAAGTGGGGCAGCACCAGGCGCAACATCAGGCGCAACAGCTGGGAGGACCAgcgcaacaccaacaacaccatcaCCATCTGCCCCAGGCGCAAGGTTACGCCTGCGTCGCCGGCTACATGGATAGTAAGCTTGAGCCGCTCTTCCAGAGGTCGCACTCCGGCCTGCGTTCAGTGGTGGTCAAGCAAGAGCCCaacgaacaggaggagggcagggtCCGGGGCTCGCTGGCCAGCCCCTTCCCCAGCCACCATCCCCACCTGCAGTATCAGATCGCCCACTGCGCCCAGACCACCGTTCACTTACAGCCGGGCCACCCTACACCGCCGCCTACCCCAGTGCCCAGCCCTCAGCaccagctctcctcctcctcctgcacctcctcctcctcctcctgcacctccatcTCCTCCCTCAAACTGCACCCGGCCGGCAAGGGCAAGAAGTCGGTGGACAAAGCCAGCCTGGAGTACCGGCTGCGCCGGGAGCGCAACAACATCGCGGTGCGCAAGAGCCGCGACAAAGCCAAGCTGCGCAACGCCGAGACCCAGCACAAGGTGATGGAGCTGGCCAGCGACAACCAGCGGCTCCGCAAGCGGCTGGAGCACCTGAGCCGGGAGCTGGACACCTTGCGGGGGCTGTTCCGGCAACTGCCCGACGGTTCGTTGGTCAAGGCGATGAGCAGTTGCGCCtgaactgcccctctctctccctctctccctgcacccccggggggggggggggggggggaatgtgtgtgtctgtgtctgtgtctgtgtgtgcgggAGAGGACACAGACACACAACTCTCTGTACAACCCTTTCTCCAACAAACAATTGCAAAGCAGAGAGGCGGGGTGGGGGTCTCGCAGCCTGTGAGCGACCCCCAGGACAACGGGTCAGagatgctctctgtctctctccacacacacaggcTTGACATTTTACAgcattttaatgtttttatttggGTGCGTGAGGGGAACTGGTAAACTGAAACCAGCCTTCTGAGCACAGACTGTGTCCACAACAGCCCCGCGAGATGTAAagataaatctatctatctatatatatatatatatatatattgtaaggGAAGTTGCTGTGACAGCAGCGTGTGAGTTGTGCCAGGGCCGCTGCCAATGTCCCTGGACACGGGGAAGGGGGTGACGATCGCCCAGAGACCCTGCAGCAGGGACACCGAGAGAGGGACGCCTTGTGTCTGCGTGTCGGGAACCAGCCCAAAGACTAAACAAATCTTTCATTACAAGGagacaacaacaaaaaaacagactTCACGAATGTTGACAAACTGAAATGTACTTTGAGTTGTGCTCCAGGCAGCTCCCAGCGACTCCGGACTTTCTGTAAATATCTGCTTATTGTCTGAGAGAAGCGGAATTACACACAATATGGAAACTCACCGACTGAGGGGACCTCTCCACGGACCGCCGCTGCTCACAGGGCGCCACATTTACACACAACGTCCCGGAGATTTTATATTTTTCTGCCTCGGTTTTTTAAAAACTGTTTTATTTTTTGGCCCCAAGTGTTTTATATCAAACCATGTCGAATGTGGCCCTGGCGGcggctgtgtgtgggtctgtgtatgggtctgtgtgtggggctgtgtatgggtctgtgtgtggggctgtgtgtgggTCAGGGTGCCCCTGTCcccgggctgtgtgagtgtgtgtgtgtgtgtgagtctgtgcctGATCTATGTGTGGGTTTGTGCCTGGTctttgtgtgggtctgtgtgtgtgggtctgtgtgtgagggtctgtgtgtgtgggtctgtgtgtgggtgtgtgtggggctgtgcctggtctgtgtgtgtgggtctgtgtgtgggtgtgtgtggggctgtgcctggtctgtgtgagaggatgtgtgtgtgggtctgtgcctgggctgtgtgtggggctgtgcctggtctgtatgtgagggtctgtgtgtgagggtctgtgtgttATTTCTGTGTTGTCCCGGGGTTTGGGGAGAACCGCCGGCACTTTGTCCTCTCGGGGGCTTCTCTCCACAATGTTAATGTGGTCGCCGatttaaagatttttttaaaacGAATTTGTACCGATATATTGTTGTATATTGACCAAACATTTTATGAATTATATATATAATAAATCAAAGACGTATATTTACCTCTCGTGACGCTTTCTCTGACCGATGTCCCACACTGCCCCGAGCGGCTGGATTCAAATATTGAGAGCGCGCAAACTGAGCCCCAACACTTCTCCCTGTCTCACATCTTCCCTTACCCGCCGCctgtctccctctccgtctctctctctctctgtctgtccctctctctctgtccctctctctctctctgtctctctctctctctccctctctctctctttgtctctctctctgtctcactctctctgtctcgctgtctctctccctctctctctctgtccccctctctctgtctctctctgtgtctcactctctctgtccctttctctctctctccctctctgtctctctctgtctctcgcgctctgtgtgtgtgtgtctctctctctctgtctctgcctctgtctgtctctctctgtctctctccctctctctgtccttctctctctctctttgtctctctctctctctctgtccccctctctctctctgtctcactctctctctgtctcactctctctctctctgtctctctgtccctttctctctctccctctctgtctctctcgctctgtgtgtgtgtgtctctctctctctctctgtctctgtctctcactgtcgctctctctctccctcgctccctctctctctctatctgtgtgtctctccgtCTGGTCAGTCTTtctgctctctcactgtctctctctgcctctgtctctctctctgtctctctctctctccctctctcattctctctctatctgtgtgtgtctctctccgtcTAGTCAGTCTCTCTGTTCCAAGCCAATGTGGAGTGAAAGGGCGATGTCCCCGACTTTCTGACCCCGGGCGGGGGATTGGGAGTTTGCAGGGTTGGGATGTGAGCGGCGGGAAAGCTCCTCTCGCTGGTTGAGTGAAAGGGTTAATATTCCGCACGGAGTTTGTGCCAGTCACAGAAAGCAGAGCGGGTCCGGCGAGGATCATGATGCGGCGCTGGGACCCGGGGCAGGGACAGCGGAACAGCTCGGGGTATATCGAAAACTCCAAACCGAGATTGTGGAGGAAAAACACAGCACCCGAGCCCAGGAACCGGGAGCTCTGGGATAACTAGAACTGAGACTCATTTAACCCTATTCTAGCCCTTcccttctgtgtgtgagtgtgtatgtgagtgtgtgagtgacagtgtgtgaggggtgtcagtgtgtgagtgtgtgagagtgggtgtgagtgtgaggggtgtgtgtgtgaggggtgtgtgtgcggagtgtcagtgtgtgagagtgtgtgtgtgtgagtatgagtgtgtgtgtgtgtgagtgtgagtgtgtgagtgtgaggggtgtgtgtgtgaggggtgtgtgtgtggggtgtgtgtgagtgtgtgacagtgtgtgaggggtgtgtgtggggtgtgtgtgagtgtgtgacagtgtgtgaggggtgtgtgtggggtgtgtgtgaggggtgtgtgtgagtgtgtgacagtgtgtgaggggtgtgtgtgagtgtgtgacagtgtgtgaggggtgtgtgtggggtgtgtgtgaggggtgtgtggggtgtgtgtgagtgtgtgacagtgtgtgaggggtgagtgtgtgtggggtatgtgtgtgaggggtgagtgtgtgaggggggtgtcagtgTTTAATGTCTGTTGCTCTGAGCAGTGTTACATCACAGACTGAATCTCTGCTAATTCCATCCCTTGGCCTGGCCCCCGGTTCAAGTCCAGAAGACACTGCTGTAAAGTTGGGAGGAATAGCTGTTCATTGCACGAACACAGTTGGGAGCCCACAGACCACTACCTCAGCTCTTACACGcaccagtgagtacagaaatagatggATGGAGCAgataaatgcgtggctggagagatggtgcgggAGGGAGGatctcagattcctgggacatattgtgggaggtgggacctgtacaagccggacgggttgcacctcaacagagccgagaccaatatccttgcggggggggggagggtttgctcgtgctgttggggagggtagagaaatcaaaggcaaaaatcaaaaagggccacattacaacataa
Protein-coding sequences here:
- the cebpa gene encoding CCAAT/enhancer-binding protein alpha, whose translation is MEQHNFYEAEPRALGSGQPQPQLPPATFAYRDTAASELGDICDNENSIDISAYIDPAAFNDEFLADLFHSNHPQHGGPAKLDPHPHQDKGKADFQYHSPGGNGGQHLGQHLGQQVGQHQAQHQAQQLGGPAQHQQHHHHLPQAQGYACVAGYMDSKLEPLFQRSHSGLRSVVVKQEPNEQEEGRVRGSLASPFPSHHPHLQYQIAHCAQTTVHLQPGHPTPPPTPVPSPQHQLSSSSCTSSSSSCTSISSLKLHPAGKGKKSVDKASLEYRLRRERNNIAVRKSRDKAKLRNAETQHKVMELASDNQRLRKRLEHLSRELDTLRGLFRQLPDGSLVKAMSSCA